A single region of the Lactobacillus isalae genome encodes:
- a CDS encoding glycosyltransferase family protein, whose product MKTSNIEKYKNKLIDYLIPIILSLVIATILIWTELSTRSGLTLDDTAFHFHRFYDTYQQIQNHNFSYFQMNYGMGASGRIVNALYGPFLAYIMGFLLLFCSSWLRFQVVITYLIFIIGGLGIYHLGRKVKMSRMVASVITALFLTTGYIAYWPRSNAFNSWGAILIPFILIQGINLLNNHKKRFSWISLGVVMAIVAQIHLLSTFFAILALIPFFIYGLVLTENKRQMWFDVFKAVGLFVVLTANVWGAFLLLYPTNQMASPIDYSPVLTSVNLSVAGTSTMWTSITEVTLLLFIVQLIYIVFNFKSSRINTLVTLEGWVFLYLSSNLFPWQFVKDNFPAVTGYLQFPNRFTVVAYPLLFIGIGLTITELIKNHGKKLGMLASALAVVVVLFNVRADFNEINNNISYNKGITSNVAEMQEKGLKAYIDKIEINSPDYLPVQKKIKSGDITGMLMSMAEQRKGFSKTALTGGRLEIKWNGKNAKSTTLPIFLYRQSELIVNGKKTNPKLNEIGMPIVKSKQGKNTAILSFKTPTWFIILLYISILGWVVMLVYCVFRLVKIAKK is encoded by the coding sequence ATGAAAACTAGTAATATAGAAAAGTATAAGAATAAATTAATAGATTATCTTATCCCGATAATTTTAAGTTTAGTAATTGCAACTATCTTAATTTGGACAGAACTAAGTACTAGGTCGGGGCTTACTTTAGATGATACTGCTTTTCATTTTCATCGCTTTTATGATACCTATCAGCAAATACAAAACCATAATTTCTCTTATTTTCAAATGAATTATGGAATGGGAGCAAGTGGTCGAATAGTTAATGCACTCTATGGACCATTTTTAGCGTATATAATGGGTTTTTTACTCCTATTTTGTAGCTCATGGCTTCGCTTCCAAGTTGTCATAACATATCTAATTTTTATAATTGGTGGATTGGGAATTTACCATTTAGGAAGAAAAGTAAAGATGTCAAGAATGGTTGCTTCAGTAATTACAGCCTTATTTTTGACAACTGGATACATTGCATATTGGCCGAGATCAAATGCTTTTAATTCCTGGGGAGCTATTTTAATACCTTTTATTTTGATTCAAGGTATTAACTTGCTAAATAATCATAAAAAACGATTTAGTTGGATTAGTTTAGGCGTTGTAATGGCGATTGTGGCTCAAATTCATTTGTTGAGTACATTCTTTGCTATTTTAGCTTTAATTCCATTCTTTATTTATGGCCTGGTTTTAACTGAAAATAAGCGTCAAATGTGGTTTGACGTATTTAAAGCTGTTGGTTTATTTGTTGTGTTGACTGCAAATGTCTGGGGCGCATTTTTATTACTGTATCCAACTAATCAAATGGCGTCGCCAATAGACTATTCTCCAGTTTTAACTTCTGTTAACTTATCAGTTGCTGGAACAAGCACAATGTGGACGTCAATAACTGAAGTTACCTTGCTTTTGTTTATTGTTCAACTAATCTATATTGTATTTAACTTTAAATCTTCAAGAATCAATACTCTTGTAACGCTTGAGGGCTGGGTATTTCTTTATCTCAGTTCAAACTTATTCCCATGGCAATTTGTTAAAGATAATTTTCCAGCTGTAACAGGATATCTGCAGTTTCCTAACCGTTTTACTGTTGTAGCATATCCGTTATTATTTATTGGCATTGGTTTAACGATTACAGAGCTAATTAAGAATCATGGTAAGAAGCTTGGCATGCTAGCTAGTGCATTGGCTGTTGTGGTAGTTTTATTCAATGTTAGAGCTGATTTTAATGAAATCAACAACAATATTTCTTATAACAAAGGAATTACCAGTAATGTTGCAGAAATGCAAGAAAAGGGACTAAAAGCATATATTGATAAGATTGAAATCAATAGTCCAGATTATCTTCCTGTTCAAAAGAAAATTAAATCTGGTGATATCACAGGGATGCTAATGAGTATGGCAGAGCAGAGAAAAGGATTTAGCAAGACGGCCTTAACTGGTGGACGCTTAGAAATTAAGTGGAATGGAAAGAATGCTAAGTCAACTACACTACCAATTTTCCTTTATCGTCAATCTGAACTAATAGTAAACGGCAAAAAGACAAATCCAAAGCTCAATGAAATTGGGATGCCGATTGTTAAGTCAAAACAGGGGAAAAA
- a CDS encoding cation-translocating P-type ATPase, giving the protein MKENFKQPIGLTSAEVDQRTKEGKVNRAVNDQAKTTWQIIKENTFTYFNLIFLVLAILLVIVGEYKDLTFLPVIIANMIIGIVQELRAKSVLDKLNVMNTTKIAVIRNQKEEVIPIEDLVLGDVIVLQTGDQIPADGQVISGTLRVNESLLTGEADEIEKDAGADLMSGSFVVAGKAYARLEKVGKNSYVSKLTLEAKAMNSKEGSEMVRSINKLIKWVGIIIIPCGIALFIVARYVNHLNLADSVVSMEAAVIGMIPEGLYLLTTIALALAAMRLARSQVMLHDMKSVETLARVNVLCVDKTGTITEPKMEVEKIIPVNISKNDLAKDISVFAQNMPHDNATIKAVAKTFNQKFNIQAERIIPFTSVNKYSGAIIGKDTLLMGAPEFVLRGQFKNYEKDINQYTSQGYRVLAFAKYPEALEDEKQQLSKEVELLGYILISNPIRKEAKSTFKYFERQGVNVKVISGDNPLTVARVAKQAGIKDADKLIDATEIGEGDYEEVVRKYNVFGRVKPDQKKKLIKALQKNGNTVAMTGDGVNDILAMKSADCSIAMASGNSAAVQASQVVLLDSDFARMPKVVDEGRKVVNNIERSASLFLVKNIFSFLMAIFSLAFAMSYPLRPAQIALISAFTIGLPSFLLALENNYNRIRGKFIPNVLSRAIPGGITDMLAVSILVVADMVLALGRQEVATTATMLLVAVGMMVLYHISRPLNKFRWTVLGGSFLALVLAVIFFHNLFALSRISATAVFLLLVLFFAEITIFRLLSKFADGVREVLVVYDQKGKDLTLNDIKQAYRKGRNLVNMPAVK; this is encoded by the coding sequence ATGAAAGAAAATTTTAAGCAACCAATTGGGTTAACGAGTGCAGAGGTTGACCAAAGAACTAAAGAAGGTAAAGTAAACCGTGCTGTTAATGATCAAGCGAAGACAACATGGCAAATTATTAAAGAAAATACTTTTACCTATTTCAACTTGATTTTTTTAGTATTAGCAATTCTTTTGGTAATTGTTGGTGAGTATAAAGATCTAACTTTTTTGCCTGTAATTATTGCTAATATGATCATTGGTATTGTTCAAGAATTAAGGGCCAAAAGTGTTTTAGACAAATTAAATGTAATGAATACGACAAAGATTGCCGTAATTCGTAATCAAAAAGAAGAAGTTATTCCCATCGAAGATTTAGTCTTAGGTGATGTAATTGTGCTTCAAACCGGTGATCAAATCCCGGCTGATGGTCAGGTGATTTCTGGAACATTACGCGTAAATGAGTCTTTATTAACTGGAGAAGCTGACGAAATAGAGAAAGACGCTGGGGCAGATTTGATGTCCGGAAGCTTCGTAGTTGCCGGCAAAGCCTATGCTCGTCTTGAAAAAGTTGGGAAGAACTCTTATGTTTCTAAGTTAACTTTAGAAGCTAAGGCAATGAATTCAAAAGAAGGATCAGAAATGGTCCGTTCAATTAATAAGTTAATTAAATGGGTTGGAATCATTATTATCCCATGTGGAATTGCGCTTTTTATTGTGGCTAGATATGTAAACCACCTGAATTTAGCTGATAGCGTGGTATCGATGGAAGCAGCAGTAATTGGGATGATCCCAGAAGGGCTATATTTGTTAACAACTATAGCTTTGGCTTTAGCTGCAATGCGTTTAGCTCGTTCCCAGGTAATGCTTCATGATATGAAAAGTGTTGAAACTTTAGCAAGAGTTAATGTTTTATGTGTCGATAAAACTGGAACTATTACCGAGCCAAAGATGGAAGTTGAAAAGATTATTCCAGTCAATATAAGTAAGAATGATTTAGCAAAAGATATTTCTGTTTTTGCTCAAAACATGCCACATGATAATGCCACAATTAAAGCTGTGGCGAAGACTTTTAATCAGAAGTTTAATATCCAAGCAGAGAGAATTATTCCCTTCACGTCAGTGAATAAGTATAGTGGCGCTATTATTGGTAAAGATACGTTGTTAATGGGTGCGCCTGAATTTGTATTGCGTGGACAATTTAAAAACTATGAAAAAGATATAAACCAGTATACTAGTCAAGGCTATCGTGTTTTAGCTTTTGCAAAATATCCAGAAGCTTTGGAGGATGAAAAGCAGCAACTTTCTAAAGAAGTTGAACTACTTGGCTATATTTTGATTTCTAATCCAATTCGAAAAGAAGCTAAGAGCACCTTTAAGTACTTTGAACGTCAAGGAGTAAATGTCAAGGTTATTTCAGGTGACAATCCGTTAACAGTAGCTAGAGTAGCTAAGCAAGCTGGAATTAAGGATGCTGATAAACTAATTGATGCTACTGAAATTGGTGAAGGTGACTACGAAGAAGTTGTTAGAAAATATAATGTTTTTGGTCGAGTTAAGCCAGATCAAAAGAAGAAGTTAATTAAGGCACTTCAAAAAAATGGTAATACAGTTGCCATGACTGGAGACGGTGTTAACGATATTTTGGCGATGAAGAGCGCAGATTGCTCAATTGCGATGGCATCGGGAAATAGTGCAGCGGTTCAGGCTTCTCAAGTAGTATTGCTTGATTCTGATTTTGCTAGAATGCCCAAGGTTGTTGATGAAGGTAGAAAAGTAGTTAATAACATTGAAAGATCAGCTAGCTTATTCCTAGTTAAAAATATTTTTTCATTCTTAATGGCTATTTTCTCTTTAGCATTTGCAATGTCCTATCCATTAAGACCAGCACAAATTGCTTTGATTTCTGCCTTTACGATTGGGCTACCATCATTTTTACTTGCTCTTGAAAATAACTATAACCGAATTCGTGGGAAATTTATTCCAAATGTGTTGTCACGTGCAATCCCAGGTGGAATTACAGATATGTTAGCTGTATCAATTTTGGTAGTCGCAGATATGGTGTTAGCTTTAGGACGACAAGAAGTTGCTACAACAGCAACGATGCTTTTAGTAGCTGTAGGGATGATGGTTCTATACCATATTTCAAGGCCACTAAATAAATTCAGATGGACTGTCTTAGGTGGTTCGTTCTTAGCGCTAGTCTTAGCTGTTATTTTCTTCCATAATTTATTTGCTCTTTCACGCATCTCGGCAACGGCAGTATTTTTACTATTAGTATTATTCTTTGCGGAAATTACTATTTTTAGACTCTTAAGTAAATTTGCAGATGGAGTAAGAGAGGTCTTAGTGGTATATGACCAAAAAGGAAAAGATTTGACTTTAAACGATATCAAACAGGCATATCGTAAGGGAAGAAACTTGGTAAATATGCCAGCAGTAAAATAA